The proteins below come from a single Kryptolebias marmoratus isolate JLee-2015 linkage group LG12, ASM164957v2, whole genome shotgun sequence genomic window:
- the LOC108239278 gene encoding H-2 class II histocompatibility antigen, E-S beta chain-like: MFAHNFVLSLVFFLISPVFSDQDYYHVSACCTYRGPHFEAIEYIIKLTFNNYIRMEYNSTRGYWIGFTPLAIDEAAKRKSDPNDKWQRKIEKKLVCENNIKYIQSLGNLTAAPTIKLKSAKQPDGGHPAILVCSAYNFYPKQIRLTWLRNREEVSQEVIYEDVTSDGDLYYQIHSHLEYTPTWGEKITCKVEHVSLFEPILVNWDGSFSVGKYICIGAAVFVLSLGLIILTSGFIYYKIKKKRPQWAVVSAMAVLPGSEDSSSPETNLNDK; encoded by the exons ATGTTTGCTCATAATTTTGttctcagtttggttttctttctgatCAGTCCAG TTTTCTCTGATCAAGATTATTACCATGTCAGTGCATGTTGTACTTACAGGGGTCCACATTTTGAAGCTATAGAATACATAATTAAACTGACTTTTAACAACTATATTAGGATGGAGTATAACAGTACAAGAGGCTACTGGATTGGATTTACTCCTCTTGCAATAGATGAAGCAGCAAAACGGAAGAGTGATCCTAATGATAAGTGGCaaagaaaaattgaaaagaaacttgtgtgtgaaaacaacataaaatacatCCAAAGTTTAG GGAATCTTACAGCAGCACCCAccatcaaattaaaatcagcGAAGCAGCCTGATGGTGGACACCCAGCCATACTCGTGTGCAGCGCCTATAACTTTTACCCAAAGCAAATCCGACTGACCTGGTTAAGAAACAGAGAGGAAGTGAGTCAAGAGGTCATTTACGAAGACGTGACATCTGACGGCGATTTGTACTACCAGATCCATTCTCACCTGGAGTACACCCCGACTTGGGGAGAAAAAATCACCTGCAAGGTTGAACATGTCAGCCTCTTTGAACCAATACTCGTCAACTGGG ATGGCTCCTTCTCTGTGGGAAAATACATTTGCATTGGTGCTGCAGTGTTTGTACTCAGTCTTGGTCTGATTATTCTGACCTCTGGATTCAtctactacaaaataaaaaagaaaaggccacAGTGGGCAGTGGTATCTGCCATG gcAGTACTTCCCGGATCTGAAGATTCAAGCAGCCCAGAAACAAACCTAAACGACAaataa